The window AGGCagccctctcctctctcccctcagtATTACTGCTGCAAGAAGAGCAGAGCGGAGGATGcagatgaggaagaggaggaggagcacgACCTGCCCACACACCCCAGAGGCCCCgcctgcaatgcctgcagctccCAGGCCCTGGATGGCCGAGGCAGCCTGGCGCCCGTCCCCGGCGAGCCCTGCGGCCAGCCGTGCAGGGTGGCGGCCGGCCACTGCACCGCCTGCTCCCCATACAGCTCCCCCTTTTACATACGGACGGCTGACATGGTGCCCAATGGGGGCGGAGGCGAGAGGCTCTCCTTTGCTCCCACCTACTACAAGGAGGGGGGACCCCCATCTCTCCAAGTGGCAGCGCCCCAGAGTTACCCGGTGACGTGGCCAGGCTCTGGGCGTGAGGCCTTCACCAATCCAAGGGCTATTAGTACAGACGTGTAACCCCTTTCACCCCTgaccctcccccaacacacaccaaCACTGCTGCCCCCCACCCAGGATCATCAATGGGGACAGCGGACGACCCCTCCCACAGCCTGCAAGGACCTTCTCAGTTTTTCTGGCTCTCCTTGCCCCACAGTGGAAGGCTTACCTGGATTCAGGCTGTCGAGGGCATTGAGAACCAGGGCAGGGGCTGGCCCCACGGCCCAGAGGAAGGGGGCCTGACAGGTCGTGTTGGCAGCCTGGCCGGTTTCTCTGCTGGGACTTTCCTCCGGCCAGGCCAGCGTGGCCACAGCCCTCACACTTCCCTCTGTCCCCTGGCTTTGCCAGACTCTGAGGAGACGAGCAGGAGCCCAGGGGAAGCTAAGCAAAGGCTCCAGAGGTCTCCAGAGTCCTTGGGGGATGAAAGGAGAAAGTGGGGGGCGAGGGCAAGGGGAGAGGCCAGACCTGAGGCCTTGGCAGAACTCGAGAAGGGTGGGGAAGGATTGAAGGGCTTTTTCGGGACTTGCTTGCCGCAATGAATCCAGGAGCTAGTTCACCATCTCATTTTGTACTTCAGCTTCCTAGAGACTGCAGTTCCTGTAGCTGTTCCAACACAGATGCTACTTCCTGAACATGCTTGTATTTGCCCCCATCCT is drawn from Bubalus kerabau isolate K-KA32 ecotype Philippines breed swamp buffalo chromosome 5, PCC_UOA_SB_1v2, whole genome shotgun sequence and contains these coding sequences:
- the LOC129653286 gene encoding protein FAM163A translates to MTAGTVVITGGILATVILLCIIAVLCYCRLQYYCCKKSRAEDADEEEEEEHDLPTHPRGPACNACSSQALDGRGSLAPVPGEPCGQPCRVAAGHCTACSPYSSPFYIRTADMVPNGGGGERLSFAPTYYKEGGPPSLQVAAPQSYPVTWPGSGREAFTNPRAISTDV